In Fusarium oxysporum Fo47 chromosome IX, complete sequence, the following proteins share a genomic window:
- a CDS encoding cytochrome P450 — protein sequence MFSLLYYPLWAFASCLVIITLNVLYQKLPRNANEPPLVFHWLPFVGNAVAYGLDPYGFFVKCREKHGDVFTFILFGRKIVACLGVDGNDFVLNSRIQDANAEEIYSPLTTPVFGSDVVYDCPNSKLMEQKKFVKFGLTQKALESHVQLIEREVLEYIQAVPSFSGKSGTVDVSKVMAEITIFTAARSLQGEEVRRKLTAEFAALYHDLDLGFTPVNFLFPWLPLPHNRRRDAAHAKMREIYMDIINGRRRGVGDLEKGTDMIANLMNCEYKNGQPIPDKEIAHMMITLLMAGQHSSSSASSWIILHLASSTDIAEELYQEQLINLSADGVLPPLQYTDLDKLPLLQNVVKETLRVHSSIHSILRKVKRPMQAPGSPYTITTDKVLLASPTVTALSEEHFTDAQRWNPHRWDNKPQEEAVTDDVIDYGYGAVSKGTKSPYLPFGAGRHRCIGEKFAYVNLGVIVATLVRNFRLSTLDGKPGVPATDYTSLFSRPAQPAYINWERRRA from the exons ATGTTCTCACTCCTATATTACCCTCTATGGGCCTTTGCTTCCTGCCTAGTTATCATCACTCTCAACGTCTTATACCAGAAGCTCCCTCGAAATGCCAACGAACCTCCGTTAGTGTTCCACTGGCTTCCATTCGTTGGGAATGCTGTTGCTTATGGACTCGACCCTTATGGTTTCTTTGTGAAGTGTCGAGAAAAG CACGGCGATGTCTTCACCTTTATCCTCTTCGGTCGAAAAATCGTTGCctgtcttggtgttgacggCAATGACTTTGTTCTCAACAGTCGAATTCAGGACGCCAACGCCGAAGAAATCTACAGTCCATTGACAACGCCTGTCTTTGGTAGTGATGTCGTATACGATTGTCCCAATTCGAAGCTCATGGAGCAAAAGAAGTTTGTCAAGTTTGGCCTTACACAAAAGGCTCTCGAGTCCCATGTCCAGTTGATCGAGCGAGAGGTTCTGGAGTACATCCAAGCTGTACCTTCATTCTCTGGAAAGTCTGGCACAGTTGATGTATCCAAGGTAATGGCTGAGATAACCATCTTCACTGCTGCTCGCTCTCTGCAGGGCGAAGAAGTTCGACGGAAGCTTACAGCTGAGTTTGCAGCTCTGTATCATGACCTTGACCTAGGCTTCACTCCTGTAAACTTCCTGTTCCCCTGGCTACCTTTGCCTCATAACCGACGTCGAGATGCTGCTCATGcaaagatgagagagatCTACATGGACATTATTAAcggacgaagaagaggcgTAGGGGACTTGGAGAAAGGAACTGACATGATCGCCAACCTGATGAATTGCGAGTACAAAAACGGGCAGCCGATTCCAGACAAAGAGATCGCGCACATGATGATCACTCTTCTCATGGCTGGACAACACTCTTCGTCATCTGCTAGTTCATGGATCATACTACATCTGGCTTCATCCACTGACATTGCTGAGGAACTCTACCAAGAGCAACTCATTAACTTGAGTGCTGATGGTGTTCTCCCTCCCCTTCAGTACACCGACCTCGACAAGCTTCCCCTTCTTCAGAATGTCGTCAAAGAAACACTCCGTGTTCATTCTTCCATTCACTCCATTCTGCGAAAGGTTAAGAGACCTATGCAAGCACCTGGATCACCTTACACCATCACCACAGACAAGGTTCTCCTCGCTTCACCAACTGTTACAGCGTTGAGTGAAGAACACTTCACGGACGCCCAGAGATGGAATCCTCATCGGTGGGATAACAAACCCCAGGAGGAGGCCGTGACGGACGATGTCATTGACTACGGCTACGGCGCTGTTTCTAAAGGAACGAAGAGCCCATACTTACCCTTTGGCGCTGGTCGGCATCGCTGCATCGGGGAGAAGTTTGCTTATGTCAACTTGGGCGTTATCGTCGCGACTTTGGTGCGCAACTTCAGACTGTCGACTCTTGATGGCAAGCCTGGTGTTCCAGCAACTGACTACacttctctcttctcaaggccaGCCCAACCTGCATACATAAACTGGGAGCGCAGGAGGGCTTAA
- a CDS encoding uncharacterized protein (expressed protein) produces MLSVSRLYTSNLAIAILGIVVFFARTAMSHLRYLPRYVNNIYDTILLALWAVSIAGQTSSDFTDPEHPSPHPWYLTRGCSAAWDKTQGYCQIAQASFAMSVIAAILYGARLIREAMLIAYERGQRHQSKWPVQDVQEVESMAGVYVDEEGEFEAKLTTKEGWHSMALSPVLAFFPSSDNR; encoded by the coding sequence ATGTTAAGCGTCTCTAGACTCTATACCTCGAACCTCGCCATCGCCATTCTTGGGATAgtcgtcttcttcgcccGCACCGCCATGTCACATCTTCGATACCTCCCCCGCTACGTAAATAACATCTACGATACGATCCTTCTCGCGCTCTGGGCAGTGAGCATTGCGGGTCAAACGTCGAGCGACTTTACCGATCCTGAACACCCAAGTCCACATCCTTGGTACCTAACCAGAGGGTGCTCTGCGGCTTGGGACAAAACCCAAGGGTATTGCCAAATCGCACAGGCGAGCTTTGCCATGTCAGTCATAGCTGCGATACTATATGGTGCGAGGTTGATACGAGAGGCTATGTTGATAGCATACGAAAGAGGGCAGCGTCACCAGTCGAAGTGGCCTGTCCAGGATGTTCAAGAGGTGGAATCAATGGCGGGTGTATATGtggatgaagaaggggaaTTCGAGGCCAAGTTAACAACAAAAGAAGGCTGGCATAGTATGGCTTTGAGTCCAGTTCTAGCATTCTTCCCATCCTCAGACAATCGTTAG
- a CDS encoding ceramidase, with the protein MGHHNLRFDGDPHSLSGVWSPPTSRANFCEEDYAVTFYLAEFINALTNVMYVYLALRSMYGSRSRSRGLFDPKWDFMSVSLLILGFGSFLFHATLRQTLEFVDELSMLLLSWSMLRSLVILRQSPQNIRYISIVLAVFFISFSVFYVRSAKIIYQVIGFWVSLIVIGVRVRYLFHWAKPTFPEENVRDWSIRVWTATFTCLFGYFIWNLDLEFCAELRNFRQRIGLPWAWLLEFHGWWHILTALGASQFMNVVREVREEVSREKKE; encoded by the exons ATGGGACATCATAACCTTCGTTTCGACGGCGATCCTCACTCGCTGAGTGGAGTTTGGAGTCCCCCTACCAGCAGGGCCAA CTTTTGTGAGGAAGACTATGCTGTGACATTCTACCTGGCCGAATTCATCAATGCATTGACAAACGTTATGTACG TTTACTTGGCTCTTCGGTCCATGTATGGCTCGCGTAGTCGCAGTCGTGGATTATTTGATCCGAAATGGGACTTTATGTCTGTTTCGCTCTTGATTCTTGGCTTTGGGTCATTTCTCTTCCATGCGACTCTTCGCCAGACGTTGGAATTTGTCGATGAACTGTCAATGCTGTTGCTGTCTTGGTCGATGCTTCGTTCCCTCGTCATCTTACGACAGTCTCCTCAGAACATTCGCTACATCTCGATCGTCCTGGCAGTCTTCTTCATTTCCTTCTCGGTATTCTACGTTAGATCTGCCAAGATCATTTATCAGGTCATCGGCTTCTGGGTTTcgctcatcgtcatcggcgtGCGTGTTCGCTATCTTTTCCACTGGGCCAAGCCAACATTTCCCGAAGAGAATGTACGCGATTGGTCTATCCGAGTATGGACTGCGACGTTCACCTGCCTGTTTGGCTATTTCATTTGGAACCTCGATCTTGAATTCTGCGCTGAGCTAAGGAACTTTCGACAGCGCATTGGACTACCCTGGgcttggcttcttgagttCCACGGCTGGTGGCATATTTTGACGGCTCTTGGTGCGAGCCAATTCATGAATGTGGTGAGAGAGGTTCGCGAGGAAGTGAGTcgggaaaagaaagaatga
- a CDS encoding ribosomal protein S5 domain 2-type protein has translation MTGTVPVANALSDIYPPAALAEQGPRWNNLLSKFESTYGHAASFVARSPGRVNIIGEHIDYSLYSVLPMAITADTLLAVSATPAAQDAKSFRIRIANVEDDKFEAADFEVPFDGDVSIDATKLEWTNYFKSGLKGVLDLLRKKYGKDFKPCSMNLLMDGTVPVGGGLSSSAAVVSTSSLAIMLANGEKTVDKTELTELAIVNERAVGVNSGGMDQAASVFSEKGAATFVSFSPSLKAKPVHFPPTNPEITFVIVQSFVTSNKQVTGPIHYNLRVVECSIAASYLNAVLNPPGTQLPEDAGPLGVSLGGFHETFFYHQSGSDYSAAKTLTKEEELEKLIEITEKTLTQEEGYTREEVAKALNITVEDLEKRFMSKLPVRAERFKLRQRALHVFREAHRVLRFMKLLENPVHTGATDTTKFNKELGSLLNETQVSCRDLYECSCPELDEICAISLREGSYGARVTGAGWGGCSVHMVPADKVEAVTQALEREYFSKKNLTEEQKKGAVVVSRPATGSAIYYVKDGVKP, from the exons ATGACCGGTACCGTGCCCGTTGCCAACGCCTTGAGCGACATCTATCCTCCTGCGGCGCTCGCTGAGCAGGGTCCACGATGGAATAACCTTCTCAGCAAGTTTGAGTCTACCTACGGACATGCTGCTTCTTTCGTCGCTCGCTCCCCTGGACGAGTTAACATTATTGGAGAGCACATTGACTACTCTCTCTACTCGGTGCTGCCCATGGCCATTACTGCCGACACCCTTCTCGCCGTTTCCGCTACACCCGCCGCCCAAGACGCCAAGTCCTTTCGCATCCGCATCGCCAACGTTGAGGATGACAAGTTTGAGGCCGCTGACTTTGAGGTCCCCTTTGACGGGGATGTTTCAATCGACGCAACCAAGCTAGAATGGACCAACTACTTCAAGAGTGGTCTAAAGGGTGTGCTGGACctgttgaggaagaagtaTGGAAAGGATTTCAAACCATGCAGCATGAATTTGCTTATGGATGGCACTGTACCTGTTGGTGGAGGACTTAGCTCAAGCGCTGCTGTGGTCAGCACGAGCTCACTAGCTATCATGTTGGCCAATGGTGAGAAGACGGTGGACAAGACTGAGCTGACTGAGCTTGCCATCGTGAACGAGCGTGCGGTAGGAGTTAACTCGGGAGG TATGGATCAAGCTGCCTCTGTCTTCTCTGAGAAGGGTGCCGCTACCTTCGTTTCATTCAGCCCAAGCCTCAAGGCTAAGCCAGTTCACTTCCCTCCCACAAATCCCGAAATCACATTCGTTATCGTGCAGTCCTTTGTCACATCAAACAAGCAGGTCACAGGCCCCATCCACTACAACCTTCGTGTAGTCGAGTGTAGCATTGCTGCATCCTACCTCAACGCGGTTCTGAATCCACCCGGCACACAACTCCCCGAGGATGCAGGCCCCCTGGGCGTCAGTCTCGGAGGTTTCCATGAAACTTTCTTTTATCACCAGAGCGGCTCAGATTACTCCGCTGCCAAGACCCtgaccaaggaggaggaactAGAGAAGTTGATCGAGATCACTGAGAAGACCCTGACACAGGAGGAGGGATACACACGGGAGGAGGTAGCCAAGGCTCTGAACATCACGGTCGAGGATCTCGAGAAGCGTTTCATGTCCAAGCTTCCAGTACGTGCCGAGCGCTTCAAGCTCCGCCAGCGAGCTCTGCATGTGTTTAGGGAGGCACACCGAGTTCTTCGTTTCATGAAGCTGCTCGAGAACCCTGTCCACACAGGAGCTACCGACACAACCAAGTTCAATAAAGAACTTGGTTCGCTGCTGAACGAAACCCAAGTATCATGCCGGGATTTGTACGAGTGCAGCTGTCCCGAGCTTGACGAGATCTGTGCTATTTCCCTTCGGGAAGGATCTTACGGAGCCCGTGTGACCGGTGCCGGTTGGGGAGGTTGCAGTGTGCACATGGTGCCGGCGGATAAGGTCGAGGCTGTGACACAGGCCCTTGAGCGGGAGTATttctccaagaagaacttaACGGAGGAACAGAAGAAGGGGGCCGTTGTGGTGAGCCGGCCGGCAACCGGAAGTGCCATCTACTATGTCAAGGACGGCGTGAAGCCTTAA
- a CDS encoding acyl-CoA N-acyltransferase: protein MSGYQLQSPCRVEDGLLIAQSQVSAFFEEAWWRLSWTNRTRESLIQSIADRSPKNLLTNREIRRHQKIVHLQTGDIVGYARWILPESHKDAWLEAQTPDVSDEQREVFAKRHAETDWNPREDNDKLDDHIDGWREKHKQERDMELHYLCVHPDHQQKGLASLLVNSGLEEAKKLGLDVIIVAMGRRALGLYLKHGFELLEEKSQSMSYFGVDKLYETFYLRKKAEK, encoded by the exons ATGTCGGGCTATCAGCTTCAGTCGCCATGCCGCGTGGAGGACGGCCTACTCATTGCGCAGAGCCAGGTCTCAGCCTTCTTTGAAGAAGCATGGTGGAGATTATCATGGACTAACAGAACTCGCGAATCCTTGATCCAGAGTATCGCAGATCGAAGCCCCAAGAACTTGCTCACCAACAGAGAAATCCGGAGGCATCAAAAGATAGTTCATCTCCAAACCGGAGACATTGTTGGGTACGCACGGTGGATCCTCCCCGAGTCTCACAAAGACGCTTGGCTTGAAGCGCAAACGCCGGATGTAAGCGATGAGCAGAGGGAAGTTTTTGCAAAGCGTCATGCGGAAACCGACTGGAATCCGCGTGAGGATAACGATAAATTGGATGATCATATCGACGGTTGGAGAGAGAAGCACAAACAGGAAAGGGACATGG AATTACACTACCTCTGCGttcatccagatcatcaacaaaaaGGACTAGCCAGTTTACTCGTCAACTCAGGTctcgaagaagccaagaagtTAGGTCTTGATGTTATCATCGTGGCCATGGGTCGACGAGCCCTGGGTCTCTACTTGAAGCATGGGTTTGAGCtgctcgaggagaagagccAGAGTATGAGTTACTTCGGGGTTGATAAACTTTACGAGACCTTTTACTTGAGAAAGAAAGCTGAAAAGTGA
- a CDS encoding RmlC-like cupin domain-containing protein has product MSSHKPLIIDVGAQSQNTPSSFAEKERGNATWHTLLSSPGTKTTSLTGGIATCPPQGTLALHRHKQAELYYILSGSGEVQVEGERYPVSKNNLVWIPGDAEHGVFCSDNELSWLYVFPEDSFDNIVYRFTSEVKELAGKIKSKL; this is encoded by the coding sequence ATGTCTTCCCATAAGCCGCTGATCATCGACGTTGGTGCCCAGTCGCAAAATACGCCATCTTCGTTTGCTGAGAAGGAACGAGGAAACGCAACCTGGCACACTCTCTTGTCTTCACCAGGAACAAAAACTACTTCACTTACTGGAGGCATTGCGACATGTCCTCCTCAAGGAACCTTAGCACTGCATCGCCACAAGCAAGCAGAGCTCTACTACATTCTATCTGGGTCTGGAGAAGTTCAAGTTGAAGGAGAAAGATACCCAGTTTCCAAGAATAATCTTGTTTGGATACCAGGAGATGCAGAGCATGGAGTGTTCTGCAGCGACAACGAGCTGAGCTGGCTTTACGTTTTCCCCGAGGATAGCTTTGATAATATTGTGTATCGATTCACTAGTGAGGTGAAGGAACTTGCTGGAAAGATCAAATCCAAGCTATAG